One Alkalicoccus halolimnae DNA segment encodes these proteins:
- a CDS encoding alpha/beta hydrolase — MKHIYHEPKNGSQEVLLLLHGTGGNEEDLLPLAEMIDPDAAVLGVRGNVDENGMNRFFRRLQEGVFDEADLIFRTGELHNFIDQASQDYGFERENVTAVGYSNGANIAASLLYHYENPLKQAYLFHPMVPRRGIDLPDMKGLPVFIGAGSNDPICAPEETEELHKHLQEAGADVKLYWADQGHQLTREEVEEARSFYVKKKGE, encoded by the coding sequence ATGAAGCATATTTATCATGAACCGAAAAACGGGAGTCAGGAAGTTCTTTTATTACTGCATGGGACAGGAGGAAATGAGGAAGACCTGCTGCCGCTTGCAGAAATGATCGACCCGGACGCTGCCGTCCTGGGCGTAAGAGGAAACGTGGATGAAAACGGAATGAACCGATTTTTCCGCCGACTGCAGGAGGGCGTTTTCGATGAAGCGGATCTGATATTCCGCACAGGAGAACTTCATAACTTTATTGATCAGGCATCTCAGGATTACGGATTTGAACGGGAGAACGTAACGGCAGTTGGTTATTCCAATGGAGCCAACATTGCAGCGAGCCTGCTTTATCACTACGAAAATCCGCTTAAACAAGCTTATTTGTTTCACCCTATGGTTCCAAGAAGAGGAATAGACCTGCCGGATATGAAAGGGCTGCCGGTCTTTATTGGCGCCGGTTCCAATGATCCAATCTGTGCTCCGGAAGAAACGGAAGAATTGCACAAGCATCTGCAGGAAGCCGGAGCTGACGTGAAGCTTTACTGGGCAGATCAGGGACATCAGTTAACACGTGAGGAAGTAGAAGAAGCCCGATCTTTTTATGTTAAAAAGAAGGGAGAATAG
- a CDS encoding ABC-F family ATP-binding cassette domain-containing protein, whose protein sequence is MSLLRAENLVKTYGDKVLFNRISFTVEKKERIGLVGINGTGKSSLLKAVAGIDGLEGGDIIHANDFRMEYVPQDPFLEEELTVLETVFYGDAPSMVAMREYEKTLADLTEASADAKMQDRFSRAQAKMDQQNAWEANTQAKVILTKLGIQEFQKPVGELSGGQRRRVSLARALIQPADLLLLDEPTNHLDNVTIEWLEGFLKQYSGALIVITHDRYFLNRVTQKIFEMHEGNMYEFVGNYERFLEQKAERERTEIQQESKRQNILRRELAWLKRGAKARSTKQKARKQRVEALQDEEGPSEKRELDFAIGSKRLGKNVIELEDVSVSRGGEKVISGLSYLINRRDRLGIIGPNGTGKTTLLHLLAGKIVQDSGSVHIGETVKIGYYTQEHEPLDENLRMIDYIKETAEAVKTADGALITAEQMLERFLFSRAKQWTHIRRLSGGERKRLYLLKVLMEEPNVLFLDEPTNDLDTETLSILEDYLDQFPGVVITVSHDRYFLDRAVSQLLVFREKGGNIERYYGSYSEWLEEEAYQPYIQEENTEEKPVKDKTKRKKLSYKDQQEWNSIEEDISKLEEKIEQLDEKIEATGADFDKAKEFYEEKQETEKSLEKKMERWEELSLLVEE, encoded by the coding sequence ATGAGTTTGCTGCGCGCAGAAAATTTAGTAAAGACTTATGGAGATAAAGTCCTTTTTAATCGTATCTCATTTACGGTAGAGAAAAAAGAACGAATTGGTTTAGTAGGTATAAATGGAACAGGTAAATCTTCGCTGTTGAAAGCAGTTGCCGGAATCGATGGTCTCGAAGGGGGCGACATTATTCACGCGAACGATTTCCGCATGGAATATGTTCCGCAGGATCCTTTCCTTGAAGAAGAGCTGACTGTTCTGGAAACTGTATTTTACGGTGATGCCCCGAGCATGGTTGCAATGAGAGAATATGAAAAAACACTTGCTGACCTGACAGAAGCAAGTGCAGATGCAAAAATGCAGGACCGTTTTTCCAGAGCACAGGCGAAAATGGATCAACAGAATGCCTGGGAAGCCAATACACAGGCTAAAGTGATTTTAACGAAGCTCGGGATTCAGGAGTTTCAAAAACCGGTTGGTGAGCTGTCAGGCGGTCAGCGGAGGCGTGTTTCTCTTGCGAGAGCCTTGATTCAGCCGGCGGATCTTCTCCTGCTTGATGAGCCGACGAACCATCTGGATAACGTCACGATAGAATGGCTGGAAGGATTTTTAAAACAGTACAGCGGTGCTTTAATTGTAATCACGCACGACCGCTACTTTTTAAATAGAGTGACACAGAAAATCTTTGAAATGCACGAAGGAAATATGTATGAATTCGTTGGAAACTATGAACGTTTTCTCGAGCAGAAAGCGGAGCGGGAAAGAACAGAAATCCAGCAGGAGTCAAAAAGGCAGAACATTTTGCGAAGAGAGCTTGCATGGCTGAAAAGAGGTGCGAAAGCCCGTTCAACCAAGCAGAAAGCACGAAAACAGAGGGTCGAAGCTCTTCAGGACGAAGAAGGTCCTTCTGAAAAAAGAGAACTGGATTTTGCCATTGGTTCCAAGAGACTGGGCAAAAATGTTATTGAACTCGAGGACGTTTCTGTTTCGAGGGGAGGAGAAAAAGTCATAAGCGGTCTCAGTTATTTAATTAATCGAAGAGACCGACTGGGCATTATCGGTCCGAACGGTACCGGGAAAACGACGCTTCTTCATCTTCTCGCGGGAAAAATAGTGCAGGACAGCGGTTCAGTTCATATCGGAGAAACCGTCAAAATAGGTTATTATACGCAGGAACATGAACCGCTGGACGAAAACCTGCGGATGATCGATTACATCAAAGAGACGGCAGAAGCTGTCAAAACAGCAGACGGGGCTCTGATTACAGCTGAACAGATGCTGGAGCGGTTTTTATTTTCCCGTGCCAAGCAGTGGACGCACATCCGCAGACTTTCGGGCGGGGAAAGAAAACGTTTATATCTTTTGAAAGTGTTAATGGAAGAACCGAACGTTCTGTTTCTCGATGAGCCGACAAACGATCTGGATACAGAAACGCTTTCTATACTGGAAGATTACCTGGATCAGTTTCCTGGAGTCGTAATTACCGTTTCCCACGACCGGTATTTCCTGGATAGAGCCGTAAGTCAGCTGCTTGTATTCCGCGAAAAAGGTGGAAATATTGAGCGGTATTACGGCAGTTACAGCGAATGGCTGGAAGAAGAGGCATATCAGCCGTATATACAGGAAGAGAATACAGAAGAAAAGCCGGTAAAAGACAAAACTAAACGTAAAAAGCTTTCCTACAAAGATCAGCAGGAATGGAATTCCATTGAAGAAGATATTTCCAAGCTGGAAGAAAAGATCGAACAGCTTGATGAAAAGATTGAAGCTACCGGTGCTGATTTCGATAAAGCTAAGGAATTTTATGAGGAAAAGCAGGAAACGGAAAAAAGTCTCGAAAAAAAGATGGAAAGATGGGAGGAACTCTCTCTGCTTGTTGAAGAATAA
- a CDS encoding acetamidase/formamidase family protein translates to MKAVESLMVNEFTDGILDPQKEMLGPVKNGGHIIANTTPGCWGPMITPCLKGGHEVTKPVYVEGAEVGDMIAVHIKSIRVTSIATASGNDAPVEGRFHGDPFVAGKCPDCGTMNPQTVIKGIGQESIRCAECGADVTPFRFTNAYTIAFDDDKKVGITLDKDGAEKTAHSGHYYMATPENSIQNPIVTFAPHDLQGVIGRLRPFLGQLGTTPSRAIPDSHNAGDFGSFLIGAPHEYTLTSEELEDRTDGHMDINRVREGAVVLCPVKVPGGGIYLGDMHAMQGDGEIAGHTTDVSGIVTLQVSVIKGVGAEGPVLLPVKEDLPYLARPFSNEELKRAENLAETWNMKSNLESSLPLSFVGTGATLNEATTNGMERAAALLGISVPEVMNRSTITGSIEIGRHPGVVTVTFLVPETHLKNLNLLDLARRQYTYKE, encoded by the coding sequence ATGAAAGCAGTAGAATCACTTATGGTAAATGAATTTACAGATGGCATACTCGACCCGCAGAAAGAAATGCTGGGACCCGTAAAGAACGGCGGACATATTATCGCCAATACGACTCCCGGATGCTGGGGTCCTATGATTACCCCTTGTTTAAAAGGCGGACACGAAGTAACAAAACCAGTTTACGTCGAAGGGGCCGAAGTCGGGGACATGATAGCCGTGCATATAAAATCGATCCGTGTCACCTCGATCGCCACGGCTTCAGGAAATGACGCTCCTGTCGAAGGAAGATTTCACGGAGATCCTTTCGTTGCAGGAAAATGTCCCGACTGCGGAACGATGAATCCACAGACGGTAATTAAAGGAATTGGCCAGGAATCGATCCGCTGTGCCGAGTGCGGAGCCGATGTAACTCCTTTTCGATTTACGAATGCCTACACAATTGCTTTTGATGATGATAAAAAAGTCGGCATTACTCTCGATAAAGACGGTGCCGAAAAAACGGCACACAGCGGACATTACTACATGGCCACCCCGGAAAATTCAATCCAGAATCCGATCGTCACTTTTGCCCCGCATGACCTTCAAGGAGTTATAGGCAGACTGCGCCCGTTTCTCGGTCAGCTTGGTACAACACCGTCACGTGCTATCCCGGACTCCCATAATGCCGGGGATTTTGGATCCTTTTTAATTGGTGCTCCTCATGAATACACGTTGACAAGCGAAGAACTCGAAGACCGCACCGACGGACACATGGATATTAACCGTGTCCGTGAAGGCGCGGTGGTTCTCTGCCCCGTAAAAGTTCCCGGCGGCGGTATTTACCTCGGCGATATGCATGCGATGCAGGGTGACGGCGAAATTGCCGGCCACACAACCGATGTATCCGGTATAGTCACCCTGCAGGTAAGTGTTATTAAAGGAGTTGGTGCAGAAGGACCTGTACTGCTGCCGGTGAAAGAAGATCTTCCCTACCTTGCACGCCCGTTTTCCAATGAAGAATTAAAGCGTGCAGAAAATCTGGCTGAAACGTGGAATATGAAGAGTAATTTAGAAAGCTCTCTTCCTCTCTCCTTTGTAGGAACGGGTGCGACGTTAAACGAAGCTACTACGAACGGAATGGAACGTGCAGCAGCTCTGCTCGGAATAAGTGTTCCTGAAGTGATGAACAGATCCACAATTACAGGATCCATTGAAATAGGCAGGCATCCCGGCGTTGTCACAGTAACCTTCCTCGTTCCGGAAACTCATTTAAAAAATCTGAACCTTCTGGACCTTGCACGAAGACAGTACACTTATAAAGAATAG
- a CDS encoding DEAD/DEAH box helicase yields the protein MRLDELSEEDLKHEQHVSEQLKIARVYKDEKSVKEIFWDYEKKHFRINVERYRQTFTVDIKPDHQLNITSVSCSCGRGSRLCVHVLTAFLQMNEYDTASWLTNREAEYKKPVTGGLSRRETEQTARVLQSFESLFIPGQEYETTEGREELTVQYAVKLYPSYYEHVPGTIEVELKIGVGKLYIVKDIRELLEAIDNGDALRFTKLFTYHPADHTFKERDAAMLDRIRELMDVQTMHSTFYERNKESRRSFEIPSPYALEFLKDLSEMNTIVDDQVREYASLHMEELPKPFEFSVRKAENEDGLYQLYWSKAHELLYFGAAAKLCFYKGVFYYTSGEKLRILHTLYYTLALEDAAKLSFTDDHLEQLASVLLPQLREVGRVEMDEAIEAGIDMPPLKPKLKLQHEDRKMTASVVFQYGEKTIDPFKEEPLKTETVLVRDMKQEYRLLALIEEAPFKYNGEDLFLDSLADILYFMSSWLPVLSESFEVYAPKSLQKLLYEPDMEPQLEASVAPEGGWMDISFDFEGISDSEVTEVMKALVRRENFYQLDSGAYVPLQGEAFQGVRSLVEDLDMKESDMKEEMQIPLYKAFQLDDADFVPVKKSAEFKQLLTRLLEPEEHDFELPDDIDASLRDYQKRGYQWMTSLDYYGFGGILADDMGLGKTLQTITFLAGKKARQSVKDPVLIICPSSVIYNWQKEIERFAPNLSSVIVTGSKAERDAQFAGIDQYDICITSYPVLRRDEEMYAAKRFSTLILDEAQYVKNSITKTAKAVRSIESGTSFALSGTPIENSLEELYSIFRIVLPGVFPKREIFRNMQEDSIAKRIRPFILRRQKQEVLKELPEKLETVEYTNMTQEQKTLYLGQLKLLQKEASDAIARNSWQENRMQILAGLTRLRQICCHPGMFVPSYDGGSDKLERLMEYTAEARKNGHRIVVFSQFTKMLAIMKERFDEAGADYFYLDGNTPAKDRLTMADRFNDGEKEMFLVSLKAGGTGLNLTGGDTVILFDSWWNPAVEDQAADRVYRFGQKRVVQVTKMVTTGTIEEKIHELQEKKRNLLDRVVHSGETMISSLGKEEIEELLEI from the coding sequence GTGCGTCTTGATGAATTGAGTGAGGAAGATTTAAAGCATGAACAGCATGTTTCGGAGCAGTTGAAGATTGCCCGTGTATATAAAGATGAAAAAAGTGTAAAGGAAATTTTTTGGGACTATGAGAAAAAACATTTCCGGATCAATGTGGAAAGGTACAGACAGACGTTTACTGTGGACATTAAGCCGGATCATCAGTTGAATATTACGTCGGTTTCCTGTTCCTGTGGAAGAGGCAGCAGACTATGTGTGCATGTACTCACCGCCTTTCTGCAGATGAATGAGTACGATACAGCTTCCTGGTTAACAAACAGGGAAGCGGAATATAAGAAACCTGTAACGGGAGGCCTTTCCCGAAGAGAAACAGAGCAGACGGCCAGAGTACTCCAGTCATTTGAATCCCTTTTTATTCCCGGACAGGAATACGAAACGACAGAAGGCAGAGAAGAGCTTACCGTGCAGTATGCGGTGAAGCTTTACCCTTCCTACTATGAACATGTTCCTGGAACAATTGAAGTGGAGCTTAAAATCGGTGTCGGAAAACTCTATATTGTTAAAGATATTAGAGAACTGCTTGAAGCCATAGATAATGGAGATGCACTCCGGTTTACCAAGCTGTTTACTTATCACCCTGCAGATCATACATTCAAGGAAAGAGATGCTGCGATGCTCGACAGAATCAGAGAGTTAATGGATGTTCAAACGATGCACAGCACTTTTTATGAAAGAAATAAAGAGTCGAGGCGGTCGTTTGAAATTCCTTCGCCTTATGCCCTCGAATTCCTGAAGGATCTTTCTGAAATGAATACTATCGTGGATGACCAGGTGCGCGAGTATGCCAGTTTACACATGGAAGAACTGCCGAAGCCATTTGAATTCAGCGTCCGAAAAGCAGAAAATGAAGATGGGCTTTATCAGCTTTACTGGTCTAAAGCTCACGAACTGCTTTATTTTGGAGCTGCAGCTAAACTCTGTTTTTATAAAGGAGTATTTTATTACACTTCGGGAGAGAAACTGCGGATCCTGCACACCCTCTACTATACGCTGGCGCTGGAAGATGCAGCAAAGCTGTCCTTTACCGACGACCATCTGGAACAGCTCGCTTCCGTCCTGCTTCCCCAGCTGCGGGAAGTAGGGAGAGTGGAAATGGATGAGGCAATCGAAGCGGGTATTGATATGCCGCCGCTTAAACCTAAGTTAAAGCTTCAGCATGAAGACCGCAAAATGACGGCTTCTGTTGTTTTTCAGTACGGTGAGAAAACGATCGATCCTTTTAAAGAAGAGCCTTTAAAGACGGAGACGGTGCTGGTCAGGGATATGAAACAGGAGTACCGGCTGCTCGCTCTGATTGAGGAAGCACCGTTTAAGTATAATGGGGAAGATCTGTTCCTCGACTCGTTAGCTGATATTCTCTACTTTATGTCCTCGTGGCTTCCTGTTCTGTCGGAATCATTTGAAGTATATGCACCGAAGTCTCTTCAAAAGCTCCTTTATGAACCGGATATGGAACCGCAGCTCGAAGCGAGCGTTGCTCCGGAAGGCGGATGGATGGACATCTCGTTTGATTTTGAAGGAATATCCGACTCTGAAGTCACAGAAGTGATGAAAGCACTCGTCCGAAGAGAAAACTTCTATCAGCTTGACTCCGGTGCCTATGTACCGCTGCAGGGAGAAGCTTTTCAGGGAGTCCGATCCCTTGTTGAAGATCTCGATATGAAAGAAAGTGACATGAAAGAAGAGATGCAGATCCCTCTTTACAAAGCTTTTCAGCTGGACGATGCTGATTTTGTTCCAGTTAAAAAAAGTGCAGAGTTCAAACAGCTGCTGACACGTCTTCTGGAACCAGAAGAGCACGATTTTGAACTCCCCGATGACATCGACGCTTCCCTGCGTGACTATCAAAAGCGTGGGTATCAGTGGATGACTTCTTTAGATTACTACGGATTCGGCGGAATACTGGCTGACGACATGGGTTTAGGAAAAACGCTGCAGACAATCACGTTTTTAGCCGGTAAAAAAGCGCGGCAGTCAGTTAAAGATCCGGTGCTGATTATCTGCCCGTCGAGCGTCATCTACAACTGGCAGAAGGAAATAGAACGATTTGCACCAAATCTTTCCTCTGTGATAGTCACCGGTTCGAAAGCCGAGCGTGATGCTCAGTTTGCGGGAATTGATCAATACGACATCTGTATTACTTCTTATCCGGTGCTGCGCAGAGACGAAGAGATGTATGCAGCGAAGCGGTTTTCCACGCTTATCCTTGATGAAGCACAATATGTGAAGAATTCGATCACAAAAACGGCGAAAGCAGTCCGGTCAATTGAAAGCGGAACGAGTTTTGCCCTGAGCGGTACCCCGATAGAAAATTCACTCGAAGAGCTGTATTCTATCTTCCGCATCGTCCTTCCCGGAGTCTTCCCGAAGCGGGAAATCTTCCGGAATATGCAGGAAGATTCGATTGCAAAGCGGATTCGTCCGTTTATTCTCCGGAGACAAAAGCAGGAAGTGCTTAAAGAGCTTCCGGAAAAATTGGAAACGGTCGAATATACGAATATGACGCAGGAACAAAAAACACTCTATTTAGGCCAGTTGAAACTGCTTCAGAAGGAAGCATCGGATGCTATTGCGAGAAACTCCTGGCAGGAAAACCGTATGCAGATACTCGCAGGGCTGACGAGACTGCGCCAGATCTGCTGCCATCCAGGCATGTTTGTTCCTTCTTATGATGGCGGATCAGATAAACTCGAGAGGTTGATGGAGTATACTGCTGAGGCCAGAAAAAATGGTCATCGAATTGTGGTGTTCAGTCAGTTCACAAAAATGCTCGCTATCATGAAGGAACGTTTTGATGAAGCCGGGGCAGATTACTTTTATCTGGACGGAAACACCCCGGCTAAAGACCGGCTTACGATGGCAGATCGATTCAACGATGGAGAGAAAGAGATGTTTTTAGTTTCTCTGAAAGCCGGAGGAACAGGATTGAATCTGACGGGAGGCGACACGGTCATCCTCTTTGATTCGTGGTGGAACCCGGCAGTAGAGGATCAGGCGGCTGACCGCGTGTACCGGTTCGGTCAAAAGCGGGTCGTGCAGGTGACGAAAATGGTAACGACCGGTACTATTGAAGAAAAAATTCATGAACTGCAGGAGAAAAAGCGCAACCTGCTCGACCGCGTAGTTCATTCTGGGGAGACGATGATTTCCTCTTTAGGCAAAGAAGAAATCGAAGAACTTCTCGAAATATAA
- the recQ gene encoding DNA helicase RecQ, which produces MLAEAQDKLKQHYGHETFRPGQSAVLERLFENKNTMGMMPTGGGKSVCYQIPSLLMPGITVVISPLISLMKDQVDELKEAGIDATFINSSLSAEETSAAMDEIRLGLQKLIYVAPERLEAPSFLRMLQRLPVSMIAVDEAHCLSQWGHDFRPSYMRIPELVQSLPQKPVVLALTATATPEVSDDICRALEINKENVVKTGFARKNLSFHVIKGADRDHYVADYVQRNPEASGIIYCATRKEVERMYESLRKKGASCGKYHGGMSQDERRNMQEQFVYDVTKVMVATNAFGMGINKSNVRFVFHRNMPRNIESYYQEAGRAGRDGVPSDCVLLFSPQDVQIQQFLIDQSQMSEERKTQEYEKLQIMTHYCHAESCLQRYMLQYFGETDTEDCGRCSECVDDRELEDITKEAQMVFSCIKRMGERFGKTMVAQVLTGSMNKKVKDLRFHQLSTFGLMKTRTQKDVAQLIDFLAASDYLRLSGGNYPVLQLTDRVLPVLKGDTPVTRKMVKRPEKVSADHPLFTVLRELRTSLAKEHGVAPYMVFSDQTLHDMCRRLPQTEAEMLDVRGVGQNKMDTYGSYFLRAVQSYAPGTSSETDTPRSKSKSYEETAALYKEGFTVDDICARRSIKEVTVKSHLFEAVEDGVELDLTPLINKNHKDEIQEAIDRIGLENGLKPLKEAVSEEVDYFTIKLVANEYI; this is translated from the coding sequence ATGTTAGCTGAAGCTCAGGATAAACTAAAACAGCATTACGGACATGAAACATTCCGTCCGGGCCAGTCCGCTGTCCTCGAACGGCTGTTTGAAAATAAAAATACAATGGGCATGATGCCTACAGGCGGCGGGAAATCAGTTTGTTACCAGATCCCGTCGCTTCTTATGCCTGGAATCACCGTCGTTATTTCTCCCCTGATTTCCTTAATGAAAGACCAGGTCGATGAACTGAAAGAAGCAGGAATTGATGCTACTTTTATTAACAGCAGCCTCTCCGCCGAAGAAACGTCAGCTGCCATGGACGAAATTCGTCTCGGCCTGCAGAAACTCATCTATGTAGCTCCTGAACGCCTCGAAGCTCCCAGCTTTCTGCGGATGCTTCAGCGTCTCCCGGTTTCGATGATTGCCGTCGATGAAGCTCATTGTCTTTCCCAATGGGGACACGACTTCAGGCCGAGTTATATGAGAATTCCCGAGCTTGTACAGTCGCTGCCCCAGAAACCGGTCGTTCTGGCTCTTACAGCCACTGCCACCCCCGAAGTCTCCGACGACATATGCAGGGCGCTTGAAATTAACAAGGAAAACGTCGTGAAAACCGGCTTTGCCCGGAAAAATCTTTCGTTCCATGTCATAAAAGGGGCTGACCGCGACCACTACGTAGCAGATTATGTACAAAGAAACCCGGAAGCCTCAGGAATAATTTACTGCGCCACCCGCAAGGAAGTTGAGCGGATGTACGAATCTCTCCGCAAAAAGGGAGCTTCCTGCGGAAAATATCACGGAGGAATGTCGCAGGACGAACGACGTAATATGCAGGAACAATTTGTTTATGATGTCACGAAAGTGATGGTCGCAACTAATGCTTTCGGTATGGGTATTAACAAATCCAACGTCCGTTTTGTTTTTCACCGCAACATGCCACGTAATATTGAAAGCTATTATCAGGAGGCAGGCCGGGCAGGCCGCGATGGTGTCCCGAGTGACTGTGTGCTTCTCTTTTCGCCGCAGGACGTGCAGATTCAACAGTTTTTAATTGATCAATCCCAGATGTCCGAAGAACGCAAGACTCAGGAATACGAAAAATTACAGATTATGACGCATTACTGCCACGCTGAAAGCTGTCTGCAGCGATATATGCTCCAGTACTTTGGAGAAACAGACACTGAAGACTGCGGGCGCTGCTCTGAGTGCGTCGATGACAGGGAACTGGAAGACATTACTAAAGAAGCACAGATGGTTTTTTCCTGTATTAAACGAATGGGAGAAAGATTCGGAAAGACGATGGTAGCTCAGGTGCTTACCGGTTCCATGAACAAAAAAGTAAAGGACCTTCGTTTTCACCAGCTGTCTACCTTCGGACTGATGAAAACACGCACCCAAAAAGATGTCGCTCAGCTAATCGACTTTCTCGCAGCCTCAGACTATCTTCGTTTAAGCGGGGGAAATTATCCGGTTCTTCAGCTGACAGACCGCGTCCTCCCGGTTCTGAAAGGAGATACACCGGTCACACGTAAAATGGTGAAACGGCCGGAGAAAGTATCTGCTGATCATCCGCTCTTTACAGTCCTCCGCGAACTTCGGACCTCCCTGGCAAAAGAACACGGTGTGGCTCCTTATATGGTCTTTTCCGATCAGACGCTTCACGATATGTGCCGCAGGCTCCCGCAGACAGAAGCAGAAATGCTCGACGTACGGGGCGTCGGTCAAAACAAAATGGATACTTATGGTTCTTACTTTCTGCGGGCTGTGCAGTCCTATGCCCCCGGGACAAGTTCCGAAACGGACACTCCCCGCTCTAAATCAAAAAGCTACGAGGAAACAGCCGCCTTATATAAAGAAGGTTTCACAGTCGATGACATTTGTGCCAGACGGAGTATAAAAGAAGTAACTGTAAAAAGCCACCTTTTTGAAGCTGTGGAAGATGGAGTCGAACTGGATTTGACTCCGCTTATCAACAAAAATCATAAAGACGAAATTCAGGAGGCAATCGACCGCATTGGCCTCGAGAACGGTTTAAAGCCTTTAAAAGAAGCCGTATCAGAAGAAGTCGATTATTTCACGATAAAACTTGTCGCAAATGAATACATTTGA
- a CDS encoding TraB/GumN family protein has translation MLTIRSSFYCISLLLLLISGCSDEPPVFEDAALEKAVLENVPAENPENISQESMNSLTVLSSEYPVTSLNGIESFSALEKLHLPEAEIENASALLELEHINEINIGSVMLDQAQQDSSIEVLLELKNKGVNTAVPSFHYSDNLHEGPSEGILYEITHDGNTMYLFGSIHAGTEDFYPLRSKVENAYKEADQLAVEYDITVEEPPELEEAWMESLYDGEFSLYEEMEEDSAKELKNLLSRNHIDSSVLANADPWLVSLIISDLALEKSSFTPEYGVDLYFLEKSHTRNLSVISLETPSDQLRYMDEQPFDEQLTDLEKQIETLDTYEEDLNILSEAWKKGDIDFFRFLRTFDEQTEHLGMDERDEMMAEKLANLLNENGSFTTFVVVGSLHLAGENSIPSLLEEEGFKVQRHD, from the coding sequence ATGTTAACGATACGCTCCAGCTTTTATTGTATTAGTTTGCTTCTGCTGCTTATCAGCGGCTGCAGTGATGAACCGCCTGTTTTTGAAGATGCCGCTCTTGAAAAAGCGGTTCTTGAGAATGTACCTGCAGAAAATCCTGAAAATATTTCTCAGGAAAGTATGAATTCTCTCACTGTCCTTTCCAGTGAATATCCTGTTACTTCCCTCAATGGAATTGAATCTTTTTCAGCTTTGGAAAAACTCCACCTTCCTGAGGCCGAAATTGAAAATGCTTCCGCCCTTCTTGAACTGGAACATATTAATGAAATAAATATCGGATCCGTAATGTTGGATCAGGCGCAACAGGACTCCTCCATAGAAGTTCTGCTGGAACTTAAAAACAAAGGCGTTAATACAGCCGTCCCTTCTTTTCATTATTCGGACAATCTCCATGAAGGTCCTTCGGAAGGAATTCTCTATGAAATTACACACGATGGAAATACAATGTATTTATTCGGCTCTATTCATGCCGGGACCGAAGACTTTTACCCTCTCCGCTCAAAAGTGGAAAATGCATATAAAGAGGCAGACCAGCTGGCCGTGGAATATGATATAACTGTGGAAGAACCTCCTGAGTTGGAAGAAGCCTGGATGGAGTCATTATACGACGGAGAATTTTCTTTATATGAGGAAATGGAGGAGGATTCAGCCAAAGAGTTGAAAAACCTCCTCAGCAGGAATCACATAGACAGCTCGGTGCTTGCAAATGCAGATCCCTGGCTCGTTTCTCTCATCATTTCCGACCTCGCTTTGGAGAAAAGCTCTTTCACTCCTGAATACGGGGTGGATCTTTATTTCCTGGAAAAAAGCCACACGAGAAACCTGTCTGTAATCAGTCTTGAAACGCCTTCCGATCAGCTTCGTTATATGGACGAGCAGCCTTTCGATGAACAGCTCACCGACCTTGAGAAACAGATCGAAACGCTCGATACTTATGAAGAAGATTTAAACATACTGAGCGAAGCCTGGAAAAAAGGAGATATCGATTTCTTCCGTTTTCTGAGAACATTCGACGAGCAGACGGAACATCTCGGAATGGACGAGCGGGACGAAATGATGGCCGAAAAACTTGCAAATCTGTTGAACGAGAATGGCAGTTTCACGACCTTTGTCGTCGTAGGTTCGCTGCATCTGGCTGGAGAGAACAGTATTCCTTCATTGCTCGAAGAGGAGGGTTTTAAAGTACAGCGGCACGATTAA
- a CDS encoding flavin reductase family protein: MTVIDPKDLNKKENYRLLTSIVTPRPIAFITSMSEKGIINAAPFSYFNIISADPPLISVSIGRKQGIQKDTSRNILQTEEFVVHVTDEDNVKQVNETSANLKPEESEVKKTGLTPTVSSKVGVPSIKETAVRMECRLEKHLVFEGEDSATDVIIGRIVSYYAEDKLLSEGRVRTDKLQPVSRLGGKQYAKLGKIFELERPE; this comes from the coding sequence ATGACCGTCATCGATCCTAAAGATCTTAACAAAAAAGAAAATTACCGCCTGCTGACTTCGATCGTAACACCTAGACCGATTGCTTTTATTACTTCAATGTCGGAAAAAGGAATTATCAACGCTGCTCCATTCAGCTATTTTAATATTATTTCTGCAGACCCACCGCTTATTTCCGTGTCTATAGGAAGAAAACAGGGAATACAGAAGGACACTTCACGAAATATTCTGCAGACTGAAGAATTTGTAGTGCATGTAACAGACGAAGATAATGTAAAGCAGGTAAACGAAACGTCTGCAAACTTGAAGCCTGAAGAAAGTGAAGTCAAAAAAACGGGTCTTACACCAACTGTGAGCAGTAAGGTAGGAGTGCCATCGATCAAAGAAACGGCGGTTCGGATGGAATGCCGGCTGGAGAAACATCTCGTATTTGAAGGGGAGGATTCCGCCACGGACGTTATTATCGGCAGGATCGTAAGCTATTACGCAGAAGACAAGCTTTTAAGCGAGGGCAGGGTTCGTACAGATAAACTGCAGCCTGTCTCGCGCCTCGGTGGAAAGCAGTATGCAAAACTGGGGAAAATCTTTGAACTCGAACGTCCGGAATAG